A genome region from Geminicoccus roseus DSM 18922 includes the following:
- a CDS encoding acyl-CoA dehydrogenase family protein — translation MDFGLSGEQDMLVATTRAFVERELYPYETEVERTRQVRPELVRQVIERALEAGLYAANLPEELGGGGLDTVSMCLVDRELGRASYALHYLVARPSGILQACVGEQRQRYLFPAIRGEKIDCLAMTEPEAGSDVRSMRCTARQDGGDWVIDGEKHFISHADLADFVILFAASGEEETARGRKKRITAFLIDKGTPGFEVLPGYVSVSHRGYHNCRLRFENCRVPATQILGEPHRGFEVANEWLGATRLQVAATCLGRSHRALELATEWAAQRRQFGQQIGKFQGVSFKLADMKTMLQQAELLTLWAAWRFDQGAMRDEDAAMAKLAASEALARIADEALQIFGGMGLMEDLPLERIWRDARVERIWEGTSEIQRHIISRAMLRPLGA, via the coding sequence ATGGATTTCGGCTTATCAGGCGAGCAGGACATGCTCGTCGCGACGACGCGCGCCTTCGTCGAGAGGGAACTCTACCCTTACGAGACAGAGGTCGAGCGGACCCGGCAGGTGCGTCCGGAGCTGGTGCGCCAGGTGATCGAGCGGGCGCTGGAGGCCGGGCTCTATGCCGCGAACCTGCCGGAGGAACTGGGCGGTGGCGGGCTGGACACGGTGTCGATGTGCCTGGTCGACCGCGAGCTTGGGCGCGCATCCTATGCGCTGCACTACCTGGTCGCGCGGCCGTCCGGCATCCTGCAGGCCTGCGTGGGTGAGCAGCGGCAGCGCTACCTGTTTCCGGCGATCCGGGGCGAGAAGATCGACTGCCTGGCGATGACCGAGCCGGAGGCGGGGTCGGACGTGCGCTCGATGCGGTGCACGGCCCGTCAGGACGGCGGCGACTGGGTGATCGACGGCGAGAAGCATTTCATCAGCCACGCCGACCTTGCCGACTTCGTGATCCTGTTCGCCGCCTCGGGCGAAGAGGAGACCGCGCGCGGCCGCAAGAAGCGCATCACTGCCTTCCTGATCGACAAGGGAACGCCGGGTTTCGAGGTCCTGCCGGGCTATGTCTCGGTCAGCCATCGCGGCTACCACAATTGCCGGCTCCGCTTCGAGAACTGCCGGGTCCCGGCCACCCAGATCCTGGGCGAGCCCCATCGCGGCTTCGAGGTGGCGAACGAGTGGCTGGGCGCCACCCGCCTGCAGGTCGCGGCGACCTGCCTCGGCCGCTCGCACCGGGCGCTGGAGCTGGCGACCGAATGGGCCGCCCAGCGCCGGCAGTTCGGTCAGCAGATCGGCAAGTTCCAGGGCGTGAGCTTCAAGCTCGCCGACATGAAGACCATGCTCCAGCAGGCCGAACTGCTCACCCTGTGGGCGGCCTGGCGGTTCGACCAGGGCGCCATGCGCGACGAGGACGCAGCGATGGCCAAGCTCGCCGCCAGCGAGGCGCTGGCGCGGATCGCCGACGAGGCCCTGCAGATCTTCGGCGGCATGGGCCTGATGGAGGACCTGCCGCTGGAGCGGATCTGGCGGGACGCGCGGGTCGAACGGATCTGGGAGGGAACGTCGGAGATCCAGCGGCACATCATCAGCCGCGCCATGCTCCGGCCGCTCGGCGCATGA
- a CDS encoding acetate--CoA ligase family protein, giving the protein MSPLNRLLAPRSVAVIAGRYAGPAIRQLRRIGFAGTIHVVSATRSSIEDIATLPTVADLPPDVDAAFLAVPAASCPDLVALLRDRGCGGVVCFSSGFAETGARDLQVRLAEAAGAMPLLGPNCHGLISGLDRVALWPDEHGVAPIERGVAILSQSGNIAINFTMQQRSVPIGLVVSLGNQAMLDAAPFLRHAAADPRITAVGLHLEGLTDPAAFAEAALAAEAAGKPVVVLKTGRSPAGGRATITHTSTLAGSARVYDAFFARLGIVQATTVAGFLETLKLLHVLGRRPGRRICSASCSGGEAALLADLAERHGLEMPSLEPEHARAIEEALDGQVRADNPLDYQTFIWGSGKRQEQLFFALLAKEFDTSVLVLDYPTQEGSEVSSWDITLEAWISAVHATGRAAAVVASLPECLPSDRRDRLLAAGIVPMQGMGESVEAIAAASVPPSSQPGLVRWPDLRGGPVTTMREGAAKAMLARHGIPVPPGRIVDLDDAAAAAVELGLPVVVKCADPSIAHKSDAGGVALDLRTAAQVSAAAAGMSHLGPQVLVESMVSGVVAEVIVGMVREPGFGPVLVVGAGGVLAEFLDDSATLLFPFDRASVEQVLAGLRLSRLLDGYRGGPPGDRAALVEAILGIGEFVLAQADRLVEMDLNPLLVLAEGQGVVVVDALLRMVDP; this is encoded by the coding sequence ATGAGCCCGCTGAACCGCCTGCTGGCGCCCCGCTCGGTCGCGGTGATCGCCGGCCGCTATGCCGGCCCGGCGATCCGGCAGCTGCGCAGGATCGGATTCGCCGGAACCATCCACGTGGTGTCGGCGACCCGCTCCTCGATCGAGGACATCGCCACGCTGCCCACCGTCGCCGACCTGCCTCCGGACGTGGATGCGGCGTTCCTGGCGGTCCCGGCCGCCAGCTGCCCCGATCTGGTAGCGCTCCTGCGCGACCGGGGCTGCGGCGGGGTGGTCTGCTTCAGCTCCGGCTTCGCCGAAACCGGTGCCCGCGACCTGCAGGTCCGGCTGGCGGAGGCGGCAGGCGCCATGCCGCTGCTGGGCCCCAACTGTCACGGCCTGATCAGCGGGCTGGATCGTGTCGCGCTCTGGCCGGACGAGCACGGGGTGGCGCCGATCGAGCGTGGCGTGGCGATCCTCAGCCAGAGCGGCAACATCGCGATCAACTTCACCATGCAGCAGCGCTCGGTGCCGATCGGGCTGGTGGTGAGCCTGGGCAATCAGGCCATGCTCGATGCCGCGCCGTTCCTGCGCCACGCCGCTGCCGATCCCAGGATCACCGCGGTGGGGCTGCATCTGGAAGGCCTCACCGACCCGGCAGCCTTCGCGGAGGCTGCGCTGGCCGCCGAAGCTGCCGGAAAGCCGGTCGTGGTGCTGAAGACCGGCCGGTCCCCGGCCGGCGGCCGCGCCACCATCACCCATACCAGCACCCTGGCCGGCTCGGCCCGGGTCTACGACGCCTTCTTCGCCCGGCTCGGGATCGTGCAGGCGACCACGGTGGCCGGCTTCCTGGAAACCCTGAAGCTGCTGCACGTCCTGGGCCGTCGCCCGGGCCGCCGGATCTGCTCGGCTTCCTGCAGTGGCGGCGAGGCCGCCCTCCTTGCGGACCTGGCCGAACGGCACGGCCTGGAGATGCCGTCGCTGGAGCCCGAGCATGCCAGGGCGATCGAGGAGGCCCTGGATGGGCAGGTACGAGCAGATAACCCTCTCGATTACCAAACGTTCATATGGGGTTCCGGAAAGAGGCAGGAACAGCTCTTTTTCGCTTTGTTAGCGAAAGAATTCGATACATCGGTCCTGGTTCTTGACTATCCAACCCAAGAGGGAAGCGAGGTCTCGTCCTGGGACATTACATTGGAAGCGTGGATCTCGGCGGTGCACGCCACCGGCCGCGCCGCTGCCGTCGTAGCCTCGCTGCCGGAATGCCTGCCGTCGGACCGTCGCGACCGGCTGCTGGCGGCCGGGATCGTGCCCATGCAGGGCATGGGTGAATCGGTGGAAGCCATCGCCGCCGCGTCGGTTCCTCCCTCGAGCCAGCCCGGCCTCGTTCGCTGGCCGGACCTGCGGGGCGGCCCGGTGACCACGATGCGGGAAGGCGCGGCCAAGGCGATGCTCGCTCGCCATGGGATCCCGGTACCGCCCGGCCGCATCGTCGACCTGGACGATGCCGCTGCCGCTGCCGTCGAGCTGGGCCTGCCGGTGGTCGTGAAATGCGCCGATCCGTCGATCGCCCACAAGTCGGACGCCGGCGGCGTTGCGCTCGACCTGCGCACCGCCGCGCAGGTGTCGGCCGCGGCGGCGGGGATGAGCCATCTGGGCCCCCAGGTTCTGGTCGAGTCCATGGTCTCGGGCGTGGTGGCCGAGGTGATCGTGGGAATGGTCCGGGAACCGGGCTTCGGACCGGTCCTGGTGGTCGGTGCCGGCGGCGTTCTCGCCGAGTTCCTGGACGACAGCGCGACGCTCCTGTTCCCGTTCGACCGGGCTTCGGTGGAACAGGTACTGGCCGGGCTGCGCCTGTCCCGCCTGCTCGACGGCTATCGCGGGGGCCCGCCCGGCGACCGGGCTGCCCTGGTGGAGGCGATCCTTGGGATCGGGGAGTTTGTCCTCGCCCAGGCCGACCGGCTGGTGGAGATGGACCTCAACCCGCTGCTCGTGCTTGCCGAGGGGCAGGGCGTGGTCGTGGTCGATGCCTTGCTCAGAATGGTGGACCCATGA
- a CDS encoding enoyl-CoA hydratase-related protein, protein MNDPLIVTRNGPVLTVAINRPKANAIDAATSRAMGEIIAGFRDDPSLRVAILTGSGERFFCAGWDLQAAAAGEAPDSDYGVGGFGGLARLPGLAKPVIAAVNGMAVGGGFELALACDLVLAVDTAKFWLPEPRVGIVADAASLRLPKRLPRARAMELLLTGRRLDAAEAAAWGLVNQVVAQADLMAAAEALAAEIVAGAPLAIAAVLEIARATETLSIEQGHDLLEGEGLPAYQTMLRSDDAREGPRAFAEKRTPRWTGR, encoded by the coding sequence ATGAACGACCCTCTGATCGTCACCCGGAACGGCCCGGTCCTGACCGTCGCCATCAACCGGCCAAAAGCCAACGCCATCGACGCCGCGACCAGCCGCGCCATGGGCGAGATCATCGCCGGATTCCGGGACGATCCTTCGCTGCGGGTCGCGATCCTGACCGGCAGCGGCGAGCGCTTCTTCTGCGCCGGCTGGGACCTGCAGGCGGCGGCTGCGGGCGAGGCGCCGGACAGCGACTATGGTGTCGGCGGCTTTGGCGGGCTGGCCCGATTGCCCGGCCTGGCCAAGCCGGTGATCGCAGCGGTCAACGGCATGGCAGTGGGCGGCGGCTTCGAGCTGGCGCTTGCCTGTGACCTGGTGCTGGCGGTCGACACGGCGAAGTTCTGGCTGCCGGAACCGCGCGTCGGGATCGTGGCAGATGCCGCCAGCCTGCGCCTGCCCAAGCGGCTGCCGAGGGCGCGCGCCATGGAACTGCTGCTGACCGGCCGCAGGCTCGATGCCGCCGAAGCGGCGGCCTGGGGACTGGTGAACCAGGTGGTCGCCCAGGCCGATCTGATGGCGGCGGCGGAGGCCTTGGCGGCGGAGATCGTCGCCGGAGCGCCGCTGGCGATCGCCGCTGTGCTGGAGATCGCCCGCGCCACGGAAACCCTCAGCATCGAGCAGGGCCACGATCTGCTGGAGGGGGAGGGGCTTCCGGCCTACCAGACGATGTTGCGGTCGGACGATGCCCGGGAGGGTCCCAGGGCATTCGCGGAGAAGCGGACGCCGCGCTGGACCGGGCGCTGA
- the ypfJ gene encoding KPN_02809 family neutral zinc metallopeptidase — MEWRSGRRSGNVVDRRGGGGLRMGGGAMRIGGGIGGVGLVGILVVSWLLGIDPSMILGTVGGGGTVQTEDAAPRQRSAAEDELADFTRVVLGSTEDIWSAIFQAEGQAYQEPRLVLFTDATSSACGYAQGATGPFYCPGDQQVYLDLGFFDELAQRFGAPGDFAQAYVIAHEVGHHVQNLLGILPQVHEAQRGMDRASANALSVRVELQADCFAGVWANRADQARGVIEPGDVEEALGAAASVGDDRIMRAAGRRASPESFTHGSSAQRVEWFNRGLRSGDVESCNTFAG, encoded by the coding sequence ATGGAATGGCGGAGCGGTAGGCGCAGCGGGAACGTCGTGGACCGGCGCGGCGGCGGCGGCCTGCGGATGGGCGGCGGCGCCATGCGGATCGGGGGCGGCATCGGCGGCGTGGGCCTGGTCGGGATCCTGGTGGTGTCCTGGCTGCTCGGCATCGACCCCTCGATGATCCTGGGCACCGTCGGAGGCGGTGGCACGGTCCAGACCGAGGATGCAGCCCCTCGGCAGCGAAGTGCTGCCGAGGACGAGTTGGCCGACTTCACCCGGGTCGTGCTGGGCAGCACCGAGGACATCTGGTCGGCGATCTTCCAGGCGGAAGGCCAAGCCTACCAGGAGCCGCGCCTGGTCTTGTTCACCGACGCCACCAGTTCCGCCTGCGGCTATGCCCAAGGGGCGACCGGCCCCTTCTACTGCCCGGGCGACCAGCAGGTTTACCTGGATCTCGGCTTCTTCGACGAACTGGCCCAGCGGTTCGGCGCGCCCGGCGACTTCGCCCAGGCCTATGTGATCGCCCACGAGGTCGGACATCACGTGCAGAATCTGCTGGGGATCCTGCCCCAGGTCCACGAGGCACAGCGCGGCATGGACCGGGCTTCCGCCAATGCCCTTTCGGTCCGGGTCGAGCTGCAGGCGGACTGCTTTGCCGGGGTCTGGGCGAACCGCGCCGACCAGGCGAGGGGCGTGATCGAGCCCGGCGACGTCGAGGAAGCGCTTGGGGCTGCCGCCTCGGTCGGGGATGACCGGATCATGCGGGCCGCCGGCCGCCGTGCCAGCCCCGAGAGCTTCACCCATGGCAGTTCGGCGCAGCGGGTCGAGTGGTTCAACCGCGGCCTTCGTTCGGGTGACGTCGAGAGCTGCAACACCTTCGCAGGCTGA
- a CDS encoding ABC transporter permease has protein sequence MNLYAVLAFLFLYGPIVQIVLFSFTTSRSALTFACCSTEWYGRALANPFVLDALWTSLIVAGASAALATIAGTAAALGLERLRGMPRLVMDALLYAALTVPGIVIGIATLIALVQLFDLANPVLAGLWPVDPAPQLALGRGTLIAAHGLFGMALVVVILRARLGSIDIALIEASHDLYASPLATFRQVTLPLLAPAILAGFLLTFTFSFDDFIIAFFVAGADTTLPMYVFGSIRRGITPEINAIGTLVLGISLMLMILAQLFLRRRAGPG, from the coding sequence ATGAACCTCTACGCCGTCCTGGCCTTCCTGTTCCTGTACGGTCCGATCGTCCAGATCGTGCTGTTCAGCTTCACCACCTCCCGCTCGGCCCTGACCTTCGCCTGCTGCTCCACCGAGTGGTACGGCCGGGCCCTGGCCAACCCGTTCGTCCTGGACGCGCTCTGGACCAGCCTGATCGTGGCTGGCGCTTCCGCCGCCCTGGCCACGATTGCCGGGACCGCCGCGGCGCTGGGCCTGGAACGGCTGCGGGGCATGCCGCGGCTCGTGATGGACGCGCTGCTCTATGCCGCCCTGACCGTGCCCGGGATCGTGATCGGCATCGCGACCCTCATCGCCCTGGTCCAGCTGTTCGACCTGGCCAATCCTGTCCTGGCGGGCCTGTGGCCGGTAGACCCGGCCCCACAGCTGGCGCTGGGCAGGGGCACGCTGATCGCAGCGCACGGGCTGTTCGGCATGGCGCTGGTGGTGGTGATCCTCCGCGCCAGGCTCGGCAGCATCGACATAGCCCTGATCGAGGCGTCCCACGACCTCTACGCCTCCCCGCTCGCCACCTTCCGGCAGGTGACCCTGCCGCTCCTGGCGCCGGCGATCCTGGCCGGCTTCCTCCTGACGTTCACCTTCAGCTTCGACGACTTCATCATCGCCTTCTTCGTAGCCGGCGCCGACACTACCCTGCCGATGTACGTGTTCGGGTCGATCCGGCGCGGAATCACGCCCGAGATCAACGCCATCGGAACGTTGGTGCTGGGCATCTCGTTGATGCTGATGATCCTGGCGCAGCTGTTCCTGCGCCGCCGGGCAGGTCCGGGGTGA
- a CDS encoding ABC transporter permease, with the protein MGGRRGAILLVTPAAAWLLFLLVLPLAVMLVFSLGERGAAGGYAPALSLEQYANLGARSAAFVNTLTLAPLGTAITLLAAYPLAYWLALKAPARWRMLLLVLVLVPFWTSLLIRIYAWIFLLGSKGIPSWLAMLGLPELRLINTPFAVTVGIVYGYLPLMVFPIYVTLEKLDRRLLEASHDLGAPPWRTFLQVTLPLSRPGVVTGAVLVFILLMGEFLIPQLLGGGKVFFLGNALVDLFLQSRNWPYGAAIATTLVVVMLVSVSIAMRLGIRRDGRPGPGRSE; encoded by the coding sequence ATGGGCGGCCGCCGCGGCGCGATCCTCCTGGTGACGCCGGCGGCGGCCTGGCTCCTGTTCCTGCTGGTCCTGCCGCTGGCGGTGATGCTGGTGTTCTCGCTGGGCGAACGCGGCGCCGCCGGCGGCTATGCCCCGGCCTTGTCCCTGGAGCAGTATGCCAATCTCGGCGCGCGCAGCGCAGCCTTCGTCAACACCCTCACCCTGGCCCCGCTCGGCACAGCCATCACCCTCCTGGCCGCCTACCCCCTCGCCTACTGGCTGGCCCTGAAGGCGCCGGCGCGCTGGCGGATGCTGCTCCTGGTGCTGGTGCTGGTGCCGTTCTGGACCAGCCTGCTGATCCGCATCTATGCCTGGATTTTCCTGTTGGGCTCCAAGGGCATTCCGTCCTGGCTGGCAATGCTGGGCCTGCCCGAGCTGCGCCTGATCAACACGCCGTTCGCGGTGACGGTCGGGATCGTCTACGGCTACCTGCCGCTGATGGTGTTCCCGATCTACGTCACCCTGGAAAAGCTCGACCGCCGCCTGCTGGAGGCCTCCCATGACCTGGGCGCCCCGCCGTGGCGGACCTTCCTGCAGGTCACCCTGCCCCTTTCCCGCCCGGGCGTGGTCACCGGCGCGGTGCTGGTCTTCATCCTGCTGATGGGCGAGTTCCTGATCCCCCAGCTCCTGGGCGGCGGCAAGGTGTTCTTCCTGGGCAATGCCCTGGTCGACCTGTTCCTGCAGTCGCGCAACTGGCCCTATGGCGCCGCGATCGCCACGACCCTGGTGGTCGTGATGCTGGTTTCGGTGAGCATCGCGATGCGGCTGGGCATCCGGCGCGACGGCCGCCCGGGCCCGGGTCGATCCGAATGA
- a CDS encoding ABC transporter substrate-binding protein codes for MDKKSFLHEMRRWQMGSVSRRHFLGVTGLGAATAVMAGAMPGLRPRPAHAADLGDRLALATWPNYHNQENLDRFTSETGVAIQLNAFGSNEEMLAKLQAGGTGWDVLVPTNYTISTYVELGLIEPLDLAKLPNYDASQNEAKFTEQGTVDGVVYAVPKNWGTTGYVVNSAKLTQPLTTWKEFWDIAQDEASGRVMVHDYQLTTIGNALKYFGYSFNSVDPAELAEAEKLLLQVKPHLFAISSDYQPSMRSEDAWMSVCWTGDATQLRRDMPEMTYVLGKEGGEIWSDFFAIPKDAPNKAAAYAFIDFLQIPEVNAMEVEAHGYPPIDARAKALLPTEMVEDPVLYPAADLLSALEFGAAATLTDPNRAEIMARFKSA; via the coding sequence ATGGACAAGAAGTCGTTCCTGCACGAGATGCGCCGCTGGCAGATGGGCTCGGTGTCGCGGCGCCACTTCCTGGGCGTCACCGGCCTTGGCGCCGCCACCGCGGTGATGGCCGGCGCGATGCCGGGCCTGCGGCCGCGCCCGGCCCATGCCGCCGACCTGGGCGACCGCCTGGCCCTGGCGACTTGGCCGAACTACCACAACCAGGAGAACCTGGACCGCTTCACCTCGGAGACCGGGGTCGCCATCCAGCTCAATGCCTTCGGCTCCAACGAGGAGATGCTGGCCAAGCTCCAGGCGGGCGGCACCGGCTGGGACGTCCTGGTCCCGACCAACTACACGATCAGCACCTATGTCGAGCTCGGGCTGATCGAGCCGCTCGATCTGGCCAAGCTGCCGAACTACGACGCTTCGCAGAACGAGGCGAAGTTCACCGAGCAGGGCACCGTGGACGGCGTTGTCTATGCGGTCCCGAAAAACTGGGGGACCACCGGCTACGTGGTCAACAGCGCCAAGCTCACCCAGCCGCTGACGACCTGGAAGGAGTTCTGGGACATCGCCCAGGACGAGGCCAGCGGCCGGGTGATGGTGCACGACTACCAGCTGACCACCATCGGCAACGCCCTGAAATATTTCGGCTACAGCTTCAACTCGGTCGACCCGGCCGAGCTGGCGGAAGCGGAAAAGCTGCTCCTGCAGGTCAAGCCGCATCTGTTCGCGATCAGTTCCGACTACCAGCCGTCGATGCGCTCCGAGGATGCCTGGATGTCGGTGTGCTGGACCGGCGACGCGACGCAGCTGCGCCGTGACATGCCGGAAATGACCTACGTGCTGGGCAAGGAGGGCGGGGAGATCTGGAGCGACTTCTTCGCCATTCCCAAGGATGCGCCAAACAAGGCCGCCGCCTACGCCTTCATCGACTTCCTGCAGATCCCCGAGGTCAACGCCATGGAGGTCGAGGCGCATGGCTACCCGCCGATCGACGCCCGCGCGAAGGCGCTGCTGCCCACGGAGATGGTCGAGGACCCGGTGCTCTACCCGGCCGCCGACCTCCTGTCCGCGCTGGAGTTCGGCGCCGCCGCCACCCTGACCGATCCCAACCGTGCCGAGATCATGGCCCGGTTCAAGTCGGCCTGA
- a CDS encoding ABC transporter ATP-binding protein — MPTNTAAIVFDRVSRTFGEVRAVDEMDLAVTEGSFFTFLGPSGCGKTTSLRLIAGFEQPDRGEVRIAGRNMVGTPAWQRPVNMVFQAYALFPHLSVFDNVAYGLRQRRPRPDRRAVALEVGRMLELVRLPQLAGRRPHELSGGQQQRVALARALINRPTVLLLDEPLAALDRKLRREMQIELQNLQREVGITFVLVTHDQEEALSMSDRICIMRAGRIVQAGSPADLYDTPADAWVADFVGKSNFLRGRHFGGSVEVAGLHFAGRCPHRALPDGADAVLAVRPELIRLRAGHGHGLDGTIANRIFLGEHSEYLVVAGMFGDLLVLVPKSVEAEQGGYARGDAVSLHWDEQAALILAPG; from the coding sequence TTGCCGACCAACACTGCCGCCATCGTCTTCGATCGGGTCAGCCGGACGTTTGGCGAGGTGCGGGCGGTGGACGAGATGGACCTGGCGGTGACGGAAGGCTCGTTCTTCACCTTCCTGGGGCCGTCCGGCTGCGGCAAGACCACGTCATTGCGCCTGATCGCCGGGTTCGAGCAGCCGGACCGGGGCGAGGTGAGGATCGCCGGGCGGAACATGGTCGGCACGCCGGCCTGGCAGCGGCCGGTCAACATGGTGTTCCAGGCCTACGCGCTGTTCCCGCATCTCTCGGTGTTCGACAACGTCGCCTATGGCCTGCGCCAGCGGCGCCCCAGGCCCGACCGGCGTGCCGTCGCCCTGGAAGTCGGCCGGATGCTGGAGCTGGTGCGGCTGCCGCAGCTGGCCGGGCGCCGGCCGCACGAGCTTTCCGGCGGGCAGCAGCAGCGCGTGGCGCTGGCCCGCGCCCTGATCAACCGGCCAACCGTCCTGCTCCTGGACGAGCCCCTGGCCGCGCTGGACCGCAAGCTGCGCCGCGAGATGCAGATCGAGCTGCAGAACCTGCAGAGGGAGGTCGGCATCACCTTCGTGCTGGTCACCCACGACCAGGAGGAGGCGCTGTCGATGTCGGACCGGATCTGCATCATGCGCGCCGGCCGGATCGTGCAGGCCGGCAGCCCGGCCGATCTCTACGACACCCCGGCCGATGCCTGGGTCGCGGATTTCGTCGGCAAGTCGAACTTCCTGCGCGGTCGCCACTTCGGCGGCTCGGTGGAAGTGGCCGGGCTCCACTTTGCCGGGCGCTGCCCGCACCGGGCACTGCCGGACGGAGCGGACGCCGTCCTGGCCGTGCGGCCCGAACTCATCCGCCTGCGCGCCGGCCATGGCCACGGCCTGGACGGCACGATCGCCAACCGGATCTTCCTGGGCGAGCACTCGGAGTACCTGGTGGTTGCCGGCATGTTCGGCGATCTGCTCGTCCTGGTCCCCAAGTCGGTCGAGGCGGAACAGGGCGGCTACGCCAGGGGCGATGCGGTATCGCTTCATTGGGATGAACAGGCGGCGCTGATCCTTGCGCCCGGCTGA
- a CDS encoding YeeE/YedE family protein: protein MSLARIAAALAAGSMFGFGLALSGMLDPARVRGFLDVFGAWDPSLAFVLAGAVAVASIGTWIRRRLTRPAFDRDFHLPRQTRIDSRLVTGAAIFGVGWGMAGLCPGPALTSLTLGLPPTVLFVLAMLAGMLAHDRLPRRSSS from the coding sequence GTGAGTCTGGCGCGCATCGCCGCGGCCCTGGCGGCCGGCAGCATGTTCGGCTTCGGCCTGGCCCTGTCCGGGATGCTCGACCCGGCGCGGGTGCGGGGCTTCCTCGATGTTTTCGGCGCCTGGGATCCAAGCCTCGCCTTCGTCCTGGCGGGTGCGGTGGCGGTCGCCTCGATCGGCACCTGGATCCGCCGGAGGCTCACCCGCCCGGCCTTCGACCGCGACTTCCACCTGCCGCGCCAGACCCGGATCGACAGCCGGCTGGTGACGGGCGCGGCGATCTTCGGGGTGGGCTGGGGCATGGCCGGCCTCTGCCCGGGCCCCGCGCTCACCTCCCTCACCCTGGGCCTGCCGCCGACTGTCCTGTTCGTGCTGGCCATGCTGGCCGGCATGCTGGCCCATGACCGCCTGCCGCGCCGCTCGAGTTCCTGA
- a CDS encoding YeeE/YedE family protein has product MSGYLPSLLGGMLIGVAVAMLMLLNGRIAGISGIAAGLLRRPDRRMAEDLAFVGGLLLGPLGFLLAFGAWPLVRIEGSLPVLALAGILVGFGSRLGSGCTSGHGVAGLARLSPRSIAAVLVFLATAILTVSLMRSFGS; this is encoded by the coding sequence ATGAGTGGCTACCTGCCCTCGCTGCTGGGCGGAATGCTGATCGGCGTAGCGGTCGCCATGCTGATGCTGCTGAACGGCCGGATCGCCGGGATCAGCGGCATCGCCGCCGGCCTCCTGCGCCGGCCCGACCGGCGGATGGCCGAGGATCTCGCCTTCGTCGGCGGGCTCCTGCTCGGTCCGCTCGGCTTCCTGCTGGCGTTTGGCGCATGGCCGCTGGTGCGGATCGAGGGCAGCCTGCCGGTGCTGGCGCTGGCTGGGATCCTGGTCGGGTTCGGCAGCCGGCTCGGATCCGGTTGCACCAGCGGCCATGGCGTGGCCGGCCTCGCCCGCCTGTCGCCCCGCTCGATCGCGGCTGTTCTGGTGTTCCTGGCGACGGCCATCCTGACGGTGTCCTTGATGCGGAGCTTCGGATCGTGA
- the bigR gene encoding sulfite-sensing transcriptional repressor BigR translates to MTATPDLLARRMSPAAMRDRATEAAGLLRTLANPNRLMIVCTLAEGEFSVGQLEERLEIRQPTLSQQLTVLRDSQIVRTRRESKQIFYRLSERKAAALVEALYTIFCTDEAGR, encoded by the coding sequence ATGACCGCGACACCCGACCTGCTCGCCAGGCGCATGTCGCCCGCCGCCATGCGCGACCGCGCCACGGAGGCGGCCGGCCTCCTGCGCACCCTCGCCAACCCGAACCGGCTGATGATCGTCTGCACCCTGGCCGAAGGCGAGTTCTCGGTCGGCCAGCTCGAGGAGCGGCTGGAGATCCGCCAGCCGACCCTGTCGCAGCAACTGACCGTGCTGCGCGACAGCCAGATCGTCAGGACCAGGCGGGAGTCCAAGCAGATCTTCTATCGCCTGTCCGAGCGCAAGGCAGCCGCCCTGGTGGAAGCCCTCTACACGATCTTCTGCACCGACGAGGCGGGCCGATGA